One Cryptococcus decagattii chromosome 8, complete sequence DNA segment encodes these proteins:
- a CDS encoding pre-mRNA-splicing factor CEF1: MRVIVKGGVWRNTEDEILKAAISKYGKNQWARISSLLVRKTPKQCKARWYEWLDPSIKKVEWSKTEDEKLLHLAKLMPTQWRTIAPIVGRTATQCLERYQKLLDDAEARDNEELGLGAGEDESSKPAADARGLRPGEIDTDPETRPARPDPIDMDDDEKEMLSEARARLANTQGKKAKRKARERQLEEARRLAFLQKKRELKAAGINLRAKPKKKGMDYNADIPFEKQPAPGFYDVKEEQAKVYAAPVGSTLRALEGKRKQELDEIEERKKRQKKGDGKSNQTQQFVAAREAQIKKLKEQEQIIRRRKLNLPMPQVGERELEDIVKIGQAGELARELVGDGNKATEGLLGEYEALGQAKMARTPRTAPQQDNVMAEARNLRNMMAAQTPLLGEENTPLHGPSAGTGFEGATPRHDVAATPNPLAISARGVVLTSTRTVPGVGATSLRTPFRDDLSINDDASVYSETPMNEKRRLAVSRRALKAGFAALPKPENNFELAETEEDEEEAEKAEPLTEEDAAERDARLKAAREEEERRELERRSTVIKKGLPRPVNVNTYKLLEDLNSAVVEQIDEEMAAAFKLVNLEVAMLMKHDSIAHPLPGTSTPGGLASEYDMPEDDFVAEAKSAIHTELANALGLPGASDEHLRLAIGAAAEENEAAFAEAWAKEREGLVYSPSTQMWVDKTSLSPEELSACYTAMINASRDRVIAEATKAAKAEKKLGKQLGGYQTLNEKAKKAIANVMEEIRQTKRDMETFLMLKGIEEAAAPARLEKIREEVAVLERRERDLQARYAELNDRRRENLAAIEQLEEDKLVLAAQAALEAQEGEVADGDIDMNGA; this comes from the exons ATG CGGGTTATTGTCAAGGGCGGCGTTTGGAGAAACACCGAAGATGAAATTCTCAAGGCCGCTATCTCAAAATACGGTAAGAAT CAATGGGCTCGTATCTCATCACTTTTGGTTCGAAAAACACCTAAGCAATGTAAAGCGAGATGGTACGAATGGTTAGACCCTTCAATCAAGAAAGTGGAATGGTCGAAG ACTGAGGACGAAAAGCTTCTCCATCTTGCCAAGCTCATGCCTACCCAATGGAGAACCATTGCTCCTATCGTTGGTCGCACTGCTACACAATGTCTTGAGCGATACCAGAAACTTCTGGATGATGCAGAGGCGAGGGACAATGAAGAGCTGGGATTAGGAgcaggagaggatgaatcGAGCAAACCAGCTGCCGATGCGAGAGGTCTCAGGCCGGGAGAAATTGACACAGACCCCGAGACAAGACCAGCGAGGCCTGATCCCATCGACATGGATGATGACG AGAAGGAAATGTTATCAGAAGCGCGAGCGAGATTGGCTAATACACAAGGCAAGAAAGCCAAACGCAAGGCCCGAGAAAGGCAATTGGAAGAGGCCAGGCGACTAGCTTTCTTACAAAAGAAGCGTGAATTGAAAGCCGCTGGCATTAATCTTCGTGCCaagccgaagaagaagggtatgGATTACAACGCCGACATACCTTTTGAGAAGCAGCCTGCTCCTGGTTTCTACGATGTTAAGGAAGAGCAAGCTAAGGTTTACGCTGCTCCTGTCGGTTCAACACTTCGGGCCCTCGAGGGAAAACGCAAGCAGGAGCTGGACGAGAttgaagagaggaagaagcgacagaagaagggagacGGCAAGTCTAACCAAACACAGCAGTTTGTGGCGGCCCGAGAAGCACAGATAAAAAAACTCAAGGAGCAAGAACAGATTAtcaggaggaggaagctAAATTTGCCGATGCCTCAGGTTGGAGAACGAGAACTGGAAGATATTGTCAAGATCGGACAAGCAGGAGAACTGGCGAGGGAGTTGGTTGGTGACGGCAACAAGGCGACAGAGGGTTTGCTAGGCGAGTACGAGGCTTTGGGCCAGGCCAAGATGGCCAGGACACCAAGAACAGCTCCTCAAC AGGATAATGTCATGGCCGAGGCTCGAAATCTCCGAAATATGATGGCAGCACAAACACCTCTTTTAGGAGAAGAGAACACTCCTCTGCACGGTCCTTCTGCAGGCACTGGATTCGAAGGGGCTACACCTCGACACGATGTTGCCGCTACCCCCAATCCTCTTGCAATTTCTGCTCGAGGTGTTGTGCTCACCTCAACTCGAACAGTTCCTGGTGTTGGTGCCACCTCCCTACGAACTCCTTTCCGAGATGATTTGAGCATCAACGACGATGCCTCCGTGTACAGCGAGACTCCCATGAACGAGAAGCGGCGCCTTGCCGTTTCTCGTCGAGCTTTGAAGGCTGGCTTTGCTGCCTTGCCCAAACCCGAAAATAACTTTGAGCTCGCTGAgacagaagaggatgaagaggaggccGAAAAAGCGGAGCCGCTaacagaggaagatgctGCAGAGAGGGATGCGAGATTGAAGGCTGccagagaggaagaggagcgaCGCGAACTTGAGAGGAGAAGTACTGTTATAAAGAAGGGTTTGCCTCGACCCGTCAATGTCAACACATACAAGCTTCTCGAGGATCTCAACTCGGCTGTGGTTGAGCAGATCGACGAGGAAATGGCTGCAGCATTCAAGCTCGTCAATCTTGAAGTTGCAATGCTCATGAAGCACGACTCTATCGCTCACCCCCTGCCTGGAACTTCCACCCCTGGTGGTCTGGCTTCTGAATATGACATGCCGGAGGACGACTTCGTGGCCGAGGCCAAGAGCGCTATTCATACAGAATTGGCTAACGCATTGGGCTTACCGGGTGCGAGCGATGAACATTTACGTTTGGCGATTGGCGCAGCCGCCGAGGAAAACGAAGCTGCCTTTGCGGAGGCATGGGCCAAGGAACGTGAAGGTCTTGTCTACTCCCCTTCAACTCAAATGTGGGTCGACAAAacctctctttctccagAGGAGCTATCTGCATGCTACACTGCAATGATCAACGCTTCTCGGGACCGCGTTATTGCCGAGGCTACCAAAGCCGCCAAAGCAGAAAAGAAGCTCGGTAAACAACTGGGTGGTTACCAAACACTCAATgagaaggcaaagaaggcCATTGCGAACGTTATGGAGGAGATTCGCCAGACCAAACGGGATATGGAGACATTCCTTATGCTTAAAGGCATAGAGGAGGCCGCGGCCCCGGCGAGACTGGAGAAAATTAGAGAGGAGGTTGCTGTtttggagagaagagagagagatcTGCAGGCTAGATACGCGGAGTTGAACGacaggaggagggaaaacCTTGCAGCTATTGAACAG CTTGAGGAAGACAAGCTCGTTCTTGCTGCTCAAGCGGCACTGGAGGcccaagaaggagaggtcGCGGATGGTGATATTGATATGAACGGGGCGTAG